A region from the Cardiocondyla obscurior isolate alpha-2009 linkage group LG26, Cobs3.1, whole genome shotgun sequence genome encodes:
- the LOC139112080 gene encoding splicing regulatory glutamine/lysine-rich protein 1-like produces the protein MEDYLKRKRVEGEQEEESELTRIRKEIKTIDKRGGKEQKGSIEGEILKMIREMREEMKRGIEKLKDDNRGVKKKLEMMRKKEEEEDRERSNKGKIDRIKEEGEERNERARKRGIKWKSGRK, from the coding sequence ATGgaggattatttaaaaaggaaaagggtgGAAGGAGAACAAGAGGAGGAAAGTGAGCTAACAAGgattagaaaagaaataaagacgaTAGAtaaaagaggaggaaaagaacAAAAGGGAAGTATAGAaggagaaatattaaagatgaTAAGAGAAATGAGAGAGGAGATGAAGAGAGGGATAGAGAAGTTAAAAGATGATAATAGAggagtgaaaaagaaattagaaatgatgagaaagaaggaagaggaggaggataGAGAGAGAAGTAATAAAGGAAAGATTGATAGAATTAAAGAAGAAGGTGAAGAAAGAAATGAGAGAGCGAGGAAACGAGgaataaaatggaaaagtgGGAGAAAATaa